In Candidatus Omnitrophota bacterium, the genomic stretch TTCGTGGACGGCGGAAACGCGACCCTGCTTGAACATTGCGAACGCTCGATAAAGAAGGTCCTGTCGAGGTTCTCGAAGCGCGGGCTTCCTCTCATCGGCGAGGGAGACTGGAACGACGGCATGAACTTCGTAGGCGTGAAATTTAAAGGCGAATCGATCTGGATGGCGCATTTCTTCGCGGATATCCTGAAGAAGTGGTCGGAGGAAGTCCTTTCCGATAAGAAGGTCAACAGGAAGGCCGATGCGAAGAAATATGCCAGGAAATTCGAAGACCTGAAAAAGGCGATCAACAAATACGCCTGGGACGGCGAATGGTACTGGCGCGCGACCTGCGACGACGGTTCTCTGGTGGGGAGCTCCAAATGCAAAGAAGGGAAGATCTTCCTTAATGCGCAGGCCTGGGCCGTCATCGCCGGCACAGGCACCGAAGAACGGATAAAGAAGGCCCTGGCTTCCTGCTCGAAATATATTTACAGGGACTACGGCGCCATACTCCTTTATCCCGCGTTCTCCGAGCCGAACCAGAAGATAGGTTATATCAGCCGCTACGCGGCCGGAGCTAGGGAGAACGGAGGGGTCTATACCCACGCCGCGACCTGGGCTGTCATCGCCGAATGTTTGCGCAAGAACGCGGATACCGCATATGACCTTTACAGTAAGATATGCCCTCCCAACAGGAGTAAAGATATCGACCATTACAAGGCTGAGCCGTATGTCACGCCGGGCAACACCGACGGACCCGATTCCGTAAATTACGGAAGGGGAAGCTGGACATGGTATACCGGTTCGGCGTCCTGGCTTTGCAGGGTCGCGACAAACTGGCTTCTCGGCGTCAGGCCGGTCCCCGAAGGGCTGCTTATAGACCCGTGCATTCCCAAGGAATGGAACGGGTTCGATATGACGCGCAAGTTCAGGGGAGCCGTCTATAAGATCATCGTTTCCAACGCGGCGCATGTCTCGCACGGCGTAAAAGAGATAAAGCTGGACGGCAAAAAGCTGGACGGCAATATCGTGCCGCCCCTCAAAGACAATAAGGTCCACCTAGTGGAAGTGACTCTTTAAGAGAGAGTTAATGAAAAAACTTGTTGTTTTCCTGTTCGCCACGTTTTTAGCCTTCCAATCGGCCGGTTGCGCCGACAAAGAACAAAATTCCGACACGGTAAAAGTGACTTATTGGGAAAAGTGGTCCGGCTTTGAGGCGGACGCGATGCAGGCAGTCATCGACCTTTTTAATTCCAGGAAATTCAGGAATAAAGACGGAAAGATGATCAGGGTGGAGATGAGCACGGTAAGCGAGATCGACAGGCGATTGCTTACCGCCGTGGCCGGGGGCAACCCGCCTGATGTCGCAGGGGTCTGGACCTGGATCGTCACTACTTACGCCGAAAAAGGGGCGCTCCTTCCTATAGATGATCATTTGCGCGAGGCCGCTATAACAGAGGATCGTTATATTCCTGTCTTCTGGGAGATTTGCAGGTATAAGGGAAAGATGTGGGGCCTCCCGTCTACTCCGGCTTCAGTCGCGCTGCACTGGAACAAAAGGCTTTTCAGGGAAGCCGGCCTGGACCCCAACACGCCCCCCCTATCGATCCAGGAATTCGACGAGATGGCGGAGAAGCTTACGCTCATCAAGCTGCCGGGCCAGGATAAAGCCATATCATTTTATGAGTTAAAGACCAGGACGAATTATAAGAATCTTCTTGGCCAGGGCATGATCATACAAATGGGTTTCCTTCCCTCCGAGCCCGGATGGTGGCCATGGTCGTGGGGCTATTGGTTCGGGGGGAAGCTGTGGGACGGCAAAGAGAAGGTTACCGCGGACGGGCCGGGGAATGTCAAGGCCTACGAATGGATAAGGTCCTATTCCGAGAAATACGGCGTAGAAAACATAAAGAGATTTTCAAGCAGCTTCGGCGCATTCGCTTCGCCTCAGAACGCTTTCCTTTCTTCAAAAGTCGCGATGGTAAGGGAGGGAGTATGGATGTATAATTTTATCGACAAATACGCGACAGGGATGGATTGGGCCGCGGCGCCGTTCCCCTCGGACGGAGGAAAGCTGAAAGACGTCACTTATGCCGAAGCCGACATCCTCGTTATACCGAGGGGCGCGAGGCATCCGGGCGAAGCGTTTAAATTTATAAGTTTTGTAAATACGCAGGAGGCGATGGAATTGCTGTGCGAGGGGCAGAGGAAATTTACGCCGCTTAAGAATGTAAGCGAAGATTTCTACGCCAGGCATAAAAACCCGTATATACGCGTCTTCAGGGCACTGGCCGAAAGCCCGAACGCATTCATTACACCGAAGATGGTCATATGGCAGGAGTATCTGCGCGAGCTGAATTTTGCGTATGAGATGACAAGGGACCTGAAGGCCGAGCCGAAGAAAATCCTTTCGGACGTCAATAAAACAATGCAGAAAAGGCTGGAGAGAGAGCTCGAGATGTCAAAGAGGTCCGGGGAGAAGAGATGACCAAAGAAGAAAAAAGGGAATTCATAAAAGGTATTCTTTTTACCTCCCCTTGGCTTATCGGTTTCTCGATATTTGTCATATATCCGGTCGTGGCGTCCTTTTGTTACAGTTTTTGTTATTATTCGGTGATCCAGCCTCCGCGCTTCATCGGCCTGCTCAATTATAAAGACCTTTTGACCGATCCGATATTCTGGAAATCCCTGTGGAACACATTTTATTTTGTCATATTCATGATACCGCTCGGTTTTGTGGCGTCGCTTTCGTTGGCGATGCTGCTCAACACGAAAGTAAGGGGGATGGCTTTTTACAGGATGATATTCTTTGTGCCGTCGCTCGTCCCCATGGTCGCCGGTTCGATACTCTGGATGTGGATATTTAACGGCGAGTATGGGCTCCTTAATAATTTCCTGATAAAAATGGGGATCCCGAACCCCCCGAACTGGCTTATGGACGTGAACTTCGCTAAACCGGCCATCATAATCATGAGCCTCTGGGGGCTCGGCCAAACGATAGTCATATATCTTGCCGGCCTGCAGGACGTGCCGGTCGCGCTTATCGAGGCGGCAGACCTCGACGGGGCGAATTGGTTCGATAAACTTTGGAATATAACGATACCGATGATATCGCCCGTTATATATTTTAACGTGATAATGGCCATCATAGGGGGTTTCCAGATATTTTCACAGGCTTATATAATGACAGGCGGCGGGCCGCAGCGTTCGACGACTTTTTATGCGTTATACCTTTATCAGACGGCCTTCGAGGACCTGCGCATGGGTTATGCTAGCGCGATGGCATGGATATTGTTCGTTGTGATACTTATATTGACGATGCTCGTGCAGCGCATCTCCAAAGAGAGCGTCTATTACCACGGAGGTTGACGGCATGCCCCAAGGTAAAGGCATAAAGTTTATTACGTACCTGGCTTTGACCGCCTGCTCGGTCGTTTTCGCGCTGCCTTTTGCGTGGGTTATAGTCACGTCCCTCAAGCCGGTAGAGCAGACGATGACTATGCCGCCCACCTGGATACCCAAAACCTATTATATAGAGAGCGCCGGGAAAAAACTTGAAGTAAAAAAGGGTATCGTAACGCATGAGGCCGGCGCGATCTTAACCGTAGAAGAGGGGCCGAGGGAAGGGGAGCGTTTATTCGTTCCTAACTCGCAGCTAAAAGACGGCAAAGCCCTCCTTCAGGTCCAGATAGCCGACAAGGTCGTCCAGGGTTATTATCCCGTCGATATCGAAAAGGAAGTGCAGCCCGGATGGATACAGGTCATAGAAAAGCTGCCGGCTCAATACGAGAAGACCGAACCGTACTGG encodes the following:
- a CDS encoding sugar ABC transporter permease, which gives rise to MTKEEKREFIKGILFTSPWLIGFSIFVIYPVVASFCYSFCYYSVIQPPRFIGLLNYKDLLTDPIFWKSLWNTFYFVIFMIPLGFVASLSLAMLLNTKVRGMAFYRMIFFVPSLVPMVAGSILWMWIFNGEYGLLNNFLIKMGIPNPPNWLMDVNFAKPAIIIMSLWGLGQTIVIYLAGLQDVPVALIEAADLDGANWFDKLWNITIPMISPVIYFNVIMAIIGGFQIFSQAYIMTGGGPQRSTTFYALYLYQTAFEDLRMGYASAMAWILFVVILILTMLVQRISKESVYYHGG
- a CDS encoding ABC transporter substrate-binding protein yields the protein MKKLVVFLFATFLAFQSAGCADKEQNSDTVKVTYWEKWSGFEADAMQAVIDLFNSRKFRNKDGKMIRVEMSTVSEIDRRLLTAVAGGNPPDVAGVWTWIVTTYAEKGALLPIDDHLREAAITEDRYIPVFWEICRYKGKMWGLPSTPASVALHWNKRLFREAGLDPNTPPLSIQEFDEMAEKLTLIKLPGQDKAISFYELKTRTNYKNLLGQGMIIQMGFLPSEPGWWPWSWGYWFGGKLWDGKEKVTADGPGNVKAYEWIRSYSEKYGVENIKRFSSSFGAFASPQNAFLSSKVAMVREGVWMYNFIDKYATGMDWAAAPFPSDGGKLKDVTYAEADILVIPRGARHPGEAFKFISFVNTQEAMELLCEGQRKFTPLKNVSEDFYARHKNPYIRVFRALAESPNAFITPKMVIWQEYLRELNFAYEMTRDLKAEPKKILSDVNKTMQKRLERELEMSKRSGEKR